The proteins below are encoded in one region of Leptotrichia sp. oral taxon 218:
- a CDS encoding AarF/ABC1/UbiB kinase family protein produces MAKLSEVLFKYGFEELFDRSGIEKFIPNRIKQKSKKIENIKATSFPERIRMAMEELGPTYVKLGQMCSNRTDIFSEELIVEFQKLQDKVEPEKIDIYEKIKKELNIDPLQRFEEIEENPMASASMAQVFKGKLKDGSKIVLKVRRENIKEIVAADLIVMKDLAAYLEKTNEEIKKINLSYIINTFANSITKELSFRNELNNMERFANNFKNDERIHVPITFRELSNDNILCMEFIDGFKITDKEKIEKYGFLPQEIARTGLDLYIKQVLKYGFFHADPHPGNILMMEDGKIVFIDFGAMGSLYPQDKELLESFLLYFIQKNIKKAIEKIRELSVIYNVPDEKSLERELTEIVYMVDGNSLNEISLEDIFEKIRIILGKNQITLPEDIYLLAKGIGQIEGIGRYLDPSLNITKVMKPYADEISKKRLNPIYVFEKGSQRFSQISESWLSLPEDLKSISQKLLNGELKHKHEVIGFKELQKTLDRLVTAIIIAALLIASSILVLSNVPPKINGIPALGFLGYVISAILGINEIIKKRK; encoded by the coding sequence ATGGCAAAATTATCAGAAGTTCTCTTTAAATATGGATTTGAAGAGCTTTTTGACCGCAGCGGAATTGAAAAATTTATTCCGAATAGAATTAAACAAAAAAGTAAGAAAATTGAGAATATAAAGGCAACTTCATTTCCTGAAAGAATCAGAATGGCGATGGAAGAATTAGGACCGACTTATGTCAAATTAGGACAGATGTGCAGCAATAGAACGGATATTTTTTCAGAAGAATTAATTGTGGAGTTCCAAAAACTTCAGGATAAAGTCGAGCCAGAAAAAATAGATATTTATGAAAAAATAAAAAAAGAATTAAATATTGATCCGCTTCAGCGTTTTGAAGAAATTGAAGAAAATCCAATGGCTTCTGCTTCGATGGCACAAGTTTTTAAAGGAAAATTAAAAGATGGAAGCAAAATTGTTCTAAAAGTTAGAAGGGAAAATATAAAAGAAATTGTGGCAGCAGATTTGATTGTGATGAAAGATTTAGCGGCGTATCTTGAAAAAACAAATGAAGAAATAAAAAAGATAAATTTATCATACATAATAAATACTTTTGCAAATTCTATCACAAAAGAGCTCTCGTTCAGAAATGAATTAAACAATATGGAGCGCTTTGCAAATAATTTTAAAAATGATGAAAGAATTCATGTGCCAATAACTTTTAGAGAACTTTCAAATGATAACATTCTCTGTATGGAATTTATTGACGGATTTAAAATTACAGACAAGGAAAAAATTGAAAAATATGGATTTTTGCCTCAAGAAATAGCAAGAACAGGATTAGATTTGTATATTAAACAAGTTTTAAAATATGGATTTTTTCACGCTGACCCGCATCCTGGAAATATTTTGATGATGGAAGATGGAAAGATTGTATTTATTGACTTTGGAGCGATGGGAAGCCTTTATCCGCAAGATAAGGAACTTTTGGAAAGTTTTTTGCTATATTTTATACAAAAAAATATAAAAAAGGCGATAGAAAAAATTAGAGAACTTTCGGTTATTTACAATGTTCCCGATGAAAAAAGTCTTGAGCGGGAATTGACAGAGATTGTGTATATGGTCGATGGAAATTCATTAAATGAAATTAGCTTGGAAGATATTTTTGAAAAAATAAGAATTATTTTAGGAAAAAATCAAATAACACTTCCTGAAGACATTTATCTTTTGGCAAAAGGGATTGGACAAATTGAAGGAATAGGAAGATATCTGGATCCATCTCTTAATATAACAAAAGTTATGAAACCTTATGCCGATGAAATTTCTAAAAAAAGATTGAATCCAATTTATGTTTTTGAAAAAGGCAGCCAAAGATTTTCTCAAATATCTGAAAGTTGGCTCTCACTTCCTGAAGATTTAAAAAGTATATCTCAAAAACTTTTAAACGGCGAATTAAAGCATAAACACGAAGTCATCGGATTTAAAGAACTGCAAAAGACACTGGATAGGCTTGTGACAGCAATAATTATTGCGGCATTACTTATCGCTTCATCAATATTGGTATTGTCAAATGTTCCACCAAAAATAAATGGAATTCCAGCGCTTGGTTTTTTAGGTTATGTAATTTCAGCAATTTTGGGAATCAATGAGATAATAAAAAAAAGAAAATAA
- a CDS encoding CapA family protein, with protein MKNIKEYFLLILFLIFSFSCSKFEKKDLKNGNNEKIKDKKEISIIGVGDIMLGSNYPNEDLLPNTNILQNVESILQNADITAGNLEGTLFDKGGDPKKCENPSVCYVFRMPSKYGKYLKNAGFDYLSLANNHSNDFGEVGILQTMENLNSLGIKYSGIKEKAEYSILEKDGIKYGFVSFAPNSKTVDINDYEYASNLIKSVKEKSDIVVVFFHGGAEGKEHEHITRNNEIFHGENRGNVFKFARNAVDSGADIVFGQGPHITRAIELYKNKFISYSAGNFATFGNISLSGISGIAPIFKINIDKNGNFINGKIISIKQESGVSKVMLDTRNSAAKKIINLSKTDFPEGNNLEILEAGEINKK; from the coding sequence TTGAAAAATATAAAAGAATATTTTTTATTAATTTTATTTTTAATTTTTAGTTTTAGTTGCAGCAAATTTGAAAAAAAAGATTTAAAAAATGGAAATAACGAAAAAATTAAAGATAAAAAAGAAATTTCAATTATTGGTGTCGGAGACATCATGCTGGGAAGTAATTATCCAAACGAAGATTTACTGCCAAATACGAATATTTTACAAAATGTTGAAAGTATTTTACAAAATGCCGATATAACAGCTGGAAATTTGGAAGGAACATTGTTTGACAAGGGAGGAGATCCAAAAAAATGTGAGAATCCATCAGTTTGTTATGTCTTTAGAATGCCTTCAAAATATGGCAAATATTTAAAAAACGCTGGTTTTGACTATTTGAGCTTGGCAAATAATCACAGCAACGATTTTGGCGAAGTTGGAATTTTGCAGACAATGGAAAATCTTAATTCATTGGGAATTAAATATTCAGGAATCAAAGAAAAAGCAGAATATTCAATATTAGAAAAAGATGGTATAAAATATGGATTTGTATCATTTGCACCAAATTCTAAAACTGTTGATATAAATGATTATGAATATGCTTCAAATCTTATAAAATCTGTAAAAGAGAAGTCTGATATTGTAGTTGTATTTTTTCACGGCGGAGCTGAAGGAAAGGAACATGAGCATATAACTCGAAATAATGAGATTTTTCACGGCGAAAATCGGGGAAATGTGTTTAAATTTGCTAGAAATGCTGTAGATTCAGGTGCTGATATCGTTTTTGGACAAGGTCCGCATATAACTCGTGCGATAGAACTTTATAAAAATAAATTTATTTCATATAGCGCTGGAAATTTTGCTACTTTTGGAAATATAAGTTTATCTGGAATAAGCGGAATTGCTCCAATTTTTAAAATAAATATTGATAAAAACGGAAATTTTATCAATGGAAAAATTATATCTATAAAACAGGAAAGCGGAGTTTCTAAAGTGATGTTGGACACAAGAAATTCAGCTGCTAAAAAAATTATTAATTTAAGTAAAACTGATTTTCCTGAAGGAAATAATCTTGAAATTTTGGAAGCTGGAGAGATTAACAAGAAATAA
- a CDS encoding ATP-binding cassette domain-containing protein, which produces MLLSIKNISKRYKNGIDALSDVSLDVEKGEFISIIGPSGSGKSTLLRSINKMIDVTSGSIYFENHDITNMKKKKLKISAEKWE; this is translated from the coding sequence ATGTTACTTAGTATAAAAAATATTTCAAAAAGATATAAAAATGGGATAGACGCTTTGAGTGATGTCTCTTTAGATGTAGAAAAAGGAGAGTTTATTTCAATAATTGGACCATCTGGTTCAGGAAAATCGACATTGCTTAGAAGTATCAACAAAATGATTGATGTCACTTCTGGATCTATTTATTTTGAAAATCACGATATTACAAATATGAAAAAAAAGAAATTAAAAATATCCGCAGAGAAATGGGAATGA
- a CDS encoding phosphonate ABC transporter ATP-binding protein, whose product MGMIFQNYNLVERLTAIENVLHGQLGYKSTFSSIFGLYSKEEKKEAFNLLEKVNMTKYAYQKCSELSGGQKQRIGIARAIMQNPKLLLCDEPIASLDPKSSENVMDYLKKIVTEMKITCIINLHQVDIAKKYSTRIVALNKGKKVFDGKVENLTDKMIEDVYKNEENE is encoded by the coding sequence ATGGGAATGATTTTTCAAAATTATAATTTAGTGGAACGGCTTACGGCTATTGAAAATGTGCTTCATGGTCAGCTTGGCTATAAATCCACTTTTTCTTCGATTTTTGGACTTTATTCAAAAGAAGAAAAAAAAGAAGCCTTTAATTTATTAGAAAAAGTTAATATGACTAAATATGCTTATCAAAAATGTAGTGAATTATCTGGTGGACAGAAACAGAGAATTGGAATTGCCAGAGCAATTATGCAAAATCCAAAACTGCTTTTATGCGACGAGCCAATCGCTTCTCTTGATCCAAAATCTTCAGAAAATGTAATGGACTATTTGAAAAAAATTGTCACAGAAATGAAAATTACTTGTATAATAAATCTTCATCAAGTCGACATTGCAAAAAAATATTCAACTCGAATTGTTGCACTTAACAAGGGGAAAAAAGTTTTTGATGGCAAAGTTGAAAATTTGACAGATAAAATGATTGAAGATGTTTATAAAAACGAAGAGAATGAATAG
- a CDS encoding ABC transporter permease subunit, with amino-acid sequence MELNQKDIFKKRLYSKITFFVMLVGLYIISAVLAGFKNGTAFFSIPSGIIWLFQKFIPTKNSVQYFPVILDSAIKTILLSISSTMVSAIFALFLSIIGSNTTGINIVTKIISKIIASFFRNMPVVAWSLILLFSFKQSEFTGFLSLFFITFGYLTRAFSETIDEVATDNIEALKSTGASYLQIIFCGVFPTVFPQFLSWLLYFIENSIREATLIGILTGTGIGFTFNLYYRSFRYDAAGLVILIVTIIVISIELLSNKLRSEMM; translated from the coding sequence ATGGAGTTAAATCAAAAAGATATTTTCAAAAAACGGCTTTACTCAAAAATCACATTTTTTGTAATGCTTGTAGGACTTTACATAATTTCGGCTGTTTTGGCTGGTTTTAAAAATGGAACTGCTTTTTTCTCGATTCCATCTGGAATAATTTGGCTATTTCAAAAGTTTATTCCAACCAAAAATTCTGTTCAATATTTTCCAGTAATCTTGGATTCTGCCATAAAAACTATTTTGCTTTCCATAAGTTCTACAATGGTTTCAGCAATATTTGCACTATTTTTGTCAATTATTGGCTCAAATACCACAGGAATCAATATTGTAACAAAAATTATATCCAAAATTATAGCTTCATTTTTTAGAAATATGCCAGTTGTCGCTTGGTCTTTAATTCTGCTTTTTTCTTTTAAACAAAGTGAGTTTACTGGATTTTTATCCCTATTTTTTATAACTTTCGGCTATTTGACAAGAGCTTTTTCAGAAACAATAGACGAAGTTGCAACCGATAACATAGAAGCGTTAAAATCAACTGGAGCTTCCTATCTGCAAATTATTTTTTGCGGAGTTTTTCCAACTGTTTTTCCGCAATTTCTTTCATGGCTTCTATATTTTATCGAAAACAGTATAAGAGAAGCGACATTAATCGGAATTTTGACAGGAACAGGAATCGGATTTACATTTAACTTATATTACAGAAGTTTTAGATACGACGCTGCAGGATTGGTAATTTTAATTGTTACAATAATTGTAATAAGTATTGAATTGCTTTCTAACAAACTGCGAAGTGAAATGATGTAA
- a CDS encoding ABC transporter permease, producing the protein MNDNYKNIKIRKITKQKIYLYVTFTILFLLTIYTFATMDFGGVNIKIATKSLLKDLKLMFFAPKLSERYTFLEVLNNLVITIALAVLSTIIGSIIALFLAFFSAKNLASEKSSKIIKVIMSFIRAIPTILWVMVFSVVANIGVEAAVIGMTFHSVAYLVKAYSESFEELDDGIIEALKSTGASFWQIIFCAIFPSTITSILSWTFIRFEINFTNAVLVGAAAGAGGIGYDMFMAGTMYFDIQEIGVFVYLIFSVAIILEFISYFLKKNYLKK; encoded by the coding sequence TTGAATGACAATTATAAAAATATAAAAATAAGAAAAATTACAAAACAAAAGATATATTTATATGTAACTTTTACAATTTTATTTCTTTTGACAATTTATACATTTGCAACGATGGACTTTGGCGGAGTAAATATAAAAATTGCGACAAAAAGTTTGCTTAAAGACTTAAAACTTATGTTTTTTGCACCAAAATTATCTGAAAGATATACTTTTTTAGAAGTTTTAAATAATCTAGTAATTACAATTGCATTGGCTGTACTTTCAACAATAATTGGTTCAATAATTGCACTTTTTTTAGCATTTTTTTCTGCAAAAAATTTGGCAAGCGAAAAAAGTTCAAAAATTATAAAAGTAATTATGTCATTTATTCGTGCAATTCCAACTATTTTGTGGGTTATGGTTTTTTCGGTTGTGGCAAATATCGGAGTGGAAGCCGCTGTAATTGGAATGACTTTTCATAGCGTGGCTTATCTTGTAAAAGCATATTCGGAAAGTTTTGAAGAACTTGACGATGGAATAATTGAAGCATTAAAGTCGACTGGAGCTTCTTTTTGGCAAATTATATTTTGCGCAATTTTCCCAAGTACGATTACTTCTATTTTATCTTGGACTTTTATCCGTTTTGAAATAAATTTTACAAATGCTGTTTTAGTTGGAGCTGCTGCTGGAGCTGGTGGAATTGGTTATGATATGTTTATGGCGGGAACGATGTACTTTGACATTCAAGAAATTGGAGTTTTTGTCTATTTAATTTTTTCAGTTGCAATCATATTAGAATTTATTTCTTATTTTTTGAAAAAAAATTATTTAAAAAAATAA
- the secY gene encoding preprotein translocase subunit SecY: MTLAEAVTSRLKAIFNIPELEKRVTFTLLMILVARVGIHIAVPGINQEAFKNFQSNNAIAQFLNLFSGGAVERASIFALGIVPYINASIVFQLLGVIFPKIDEMQKEGGKERDKITQWTRYITIVLTLIQSFGIAIMLQNQGLVLEPGAKFIISAVVLITGGTSFLMWISERISIRGIGNGTSVLIFLNIVAGLPNVVNQMMISLKSGMGTVLQTLSFVAFVVFIALMVYIQLAERRIPIQYAGKGSLGFGGGTSSVGKRTYLPLKINMSGVMPIIFASVLMAAPPFLVGMMKSGRIKNILTAQFEPKGPLYLLLFAVLITVFSFFYTLTIAFDPEKVAEDLKQSGGTIPSIRAGAETADYLEKVATRVTFGSALFLSVLGIMPNIWFGYVLNLPVMLGGTSLLILVGTAVELLLQIDSYLAVKKMKGFISKKHR, from the coding sequence TTGACTCTAGCTGAAGCAGTAACTAGTAGATTAAAAGCTATATTTAACATTCCTGAACTAGAAAAAAGAGTTACATTTACGCTGCTTATGATACTTGTTGCAAGAGTTGGAATTCATATTGCAGTACCAGGAATAAATCAGGAAGCTTTTAAAAATTTTCAAAGTAACAATGCAATTGCTCAATTTTTAAATTTATTTTCTGGTGGAGCAGTAGAAAGAGCATCTATTTTCGCATTGGGAATAGTTCCGTACATTAACGCTTCGATTGTATTTCAATTGTTGGGAGTAATTTTTCCTAAAATTGATGAAATGCAAAAAGAAGGTGGAAAAGAAAGAGATAAGATAACGCAGTGGACTAGATACATAACTATTGTATTGACTTTAATTCAATCATTTGGTATAGCTATAATGTTGCAAAATCAAGGATTGGTTTTAGAGCCAGGAGCTAAATTTATAATTAGTGCGGTAGTTTTAATTACAGGAGGAACTTCATTTTTAATGTGGATTTCTGAGAGAATATCTATAAGAGGAATTGGAAATGGAACTTCTGTGTTGATTTTCTTGAATATTGTCGCAGGTTTGCCAAATGTTGTAAATCAGATGATGATTTCATTAAAATCAGGAATGGGAACAGTTTTACAGACATTGTCATTTGTAGCTTTTGTTGTATTTATTGCTCTTATGGTGTATATTCAGTTAGCTGAAAGAAGAATTCCTATTCAATATGCAGGAAAAGGAAGTCTTGGTTTTGGTGGAGGAACAAGTTCAGTTGGAAAAAGAACTTATTTGCCGTTAAAAATAAATATGTCTGGAGTAATGCCAATCATTTTTGCTTCAGTATTAATGGCAGCACCACCATTTTTAGTGGGAATGATGAAAAGTGGAAGAATAAAAAATATATTGACCGCTCAGTTTGAGCCAAAAGGACCATTATATTTATTATTGTTCGCAGTATTAATTACAGTTTTTTCATTTTTTTATACACTTACAATAGCTTTTGATCCAGAAAAAGTTGCCGAAGATTTGAAACAAAGTGGAGGAACAATTCCAAGTATAAGAGCTGGAGCTGAAACAGCAGATTATTTAGAAAAAGTTGCGACAAGAGTAACATTTGGAAGTGCCTTATTTTTATCGGTATTGGGAATTATGCCAAATATATGGTTTGGATATGTTCTAAATCTTCCTGTTATGCTTGGGGGAACAAGTTTATTAATCTTAGTCGGAACAGCGGTAGAATTACTACTTCAAATTGATTCTTATCTAGCGGTTAAAAAAATGAAGGGTTTTATATCAAAAAAACATAGATAA
- the rplO gene encoding 50S ribosomal protein L15: MNLNELRPAEGSKRERRRIGRGHGTGWGKTAGKGHNGQKQRSGSYVSPIFEGGQMPIVRRIPKRGFSNHPFKKDFIVITLNDVVKKFNDGDVVSLETLVENGVVKNPRFITKYSDETLRNIKGKRAVKAYLKENIDSYVKEREYTSLLKVIGNTEVDKKLTVKAHRISKTAKELIEKAGGSVELLEIRSYSAKAGNNKKEEEVK; encoded by the coding sequence ATGAATCTTAATGAATTAAGACCTGCCGAAGGTTCTAAAAGAGAAAGAAGAAGAATCGGAAGAGGACATGGTACTGGTTGGGGGAAAACAGCTGGTAAAGGACATAACGGACAAAAACAAAGATCAGGTTCATATGTATCACCAATATTTGAAGGTGGACAAATGCCAATAGTTAGAAGAATCCCTAAAAGAGGATTTTCTAATCACCCATTTAAAAAAGATTTTATCGTAATTACATTAAACGATGTTGTTAAAAAATTCAACGACGGAGATGTAGTTAGTTTAGAAACATTAGTTGAAAATGGAGTAGTTAAAAACCCAAGATTTATAACTAAATATTCAGATGAAACATTGAGAAATATTAAAGGAAAAAGAGCTGTAAAAGCTTATTTAAAAGAAAATATTGACTCTTATGTAAAAGAAAGAGAATATACAAGTTTATTAAAAGTTATTGGGAATACAGAAGTTGATAAAAAATTAACAGTAAAAGCTCACAGAATTTCAAAAACAGCTAAAGAATTAATTGAAAAAGCTGGTGGAAGTGTAGAGTTATTAGAAATTAGATCATATTCAGCTAAAGCAGGAAATAACAAAAAAGAAGAAGAAGTTAAGTAA
- the rpmD gene encoding 50S ribosomal protein L30: protein MSKIKVTLVKGINGRKPNHVATVKSLGLRKISQSAVHNKTADIEGKIKLVSYLLKVEEV, encoded by the coding sequence ATGTCTAAAATAAAAGTAACACTTGTTAAAGGAATTAATGGAAGAAAACCTAATCATGTTGCGACTGTTAAATCACTTGGATTAAGAAAAATCAGTCAAAGCGCAGTTCATAACAAAACTGCTGATATAGAAGGAAAAATTAAATTAGTTTCTTATTTACTTAAAGTAGAGGAGGTTTAA
- the rpsE gene encoding 30S ribosomal protein S5, with the protein MARERESRDSRDNKDNEFREKLLRISRVSKTVKGGRRISFSVLAAVGDEKGRVGIGLGKANGVPDAIKKAIASAKKNLVTVSLKGGTLPHEQIGKFNATSVLLKPASKGTGVIAGSAARELLELAGVTDILTKIRGSKNKDNVARATLEGLKQLRSIEEVARLRGKSVEEILG; encoded by the coding sequence TTGGCAAGAGAGAGAGAAAGTAGAGATTCAAGAGATAATAAAGACAATGAATTTAGAGAAAAATTGTTAAGAATAAGCAGAGTATCAAAAACTGTTAAAGGTGGAAGAAGAATATCGTTTTCAGTATTAGCAGCAGTTGGTGATGAAAAAGGTAGAGTAGGTATCGGACTTGGAAAAGCAAACGGTGTACCTGATGCAATTAAAAAAGCAATTGCAAGTGCTAAGAAAAATTTAGTAACTGTATCATTAAAAGGTGGAACTTTACCACACGAACAAATTGGTAAATTTAATGCGACATCTGTATTATTAAAACCAGCTTCTAAAGGGACTGGAGTTATCGCAGGTTCTGCAGCGAGAGAATTATTAGAATTAGCAGGAGTAACAGATATACTTACAAAAATTAGAGGTTCAAAAAACAAAGATAATGTTGCAAGAGCTACATTAGAAGGTTTAAAACAATTAAGATCAATTGAAGAAGTAGCTAGACTTAGAGGAAAATCAGTTGAAGAAATTTTAGGATAA
- the rplR gene encoding 50S ribosomal protein L18 gives MIKKLDRNKLRQKKHKSIRKKIAGTAQRPRLSVYRSSKNIFVQIIDDVTGNTLVSASTIEKDAKLENGSNIEAAKKVGESIAKKALDKGITTVVFDRSGYIYTGRVKALADAAREAGLQF, from the coding sequence GTGATTAAAAAACTTGATAGAAATAAATTAAGACAAAAAAAACATAAAAGTATTAGAAAAAAAATCGCAGGAACTGCACAAAGACCTAGACTTTCTGTGTATAGAAGTTCAAAAAATATTTTTGTTCAAATAATTGACGATGTGACTGGAAATACTTTAGTTTCTGCATCAACAATTGAAAAAGATGCAAAACTTGAAAATGGTTCTAATATTGAAGCAGCAAAAAAAGTCGGAGAATCAATTGCTAAAAAAGCGTTGGATAAAGGAATAACAACTGTTGTATTTGATAGATCGGGATACATTTACACAGGAAGAGTTAAAGCATTAGCAGATGCTGCAAGAGAAGCAGGATTACAATTCTAA
- the rplF gene encoding 50S ribosomal protein L6, with translation MSRIGNKPITIPAGVEIKQDGNKFTVKGPKGQLERELSSEIKVNIDGNEITFERSSNLPNIRALHGTTRANLNNMIVGVSEGFSKGLELVGVGYRVQANGKGLTLSLGYSHPVEIEAVEGITFKVEGNTKISVEGIDKQLVGQVAANIRAKRAPEPYKGKGVKYADEVIRRKEGKKG, from the coding sequence ATGTCAAGAATAGGTAATAAACCTATAACTATACCAGCTGGTGTAGAAATTAAACAAGATGGTAATAAATTCACTGTAAAAGGACCTAAAGGACAACTTGAAAGAGAACTTAGCAGTGAAATAAAAGTAAATATAGATGGTAATGAGATTACATTTGAAAGATCAAGTAATTTACCAAATATTAGAGCACTTCATGGAACTACAAGAGCAAACTTAAATAATATGATTGTAGGAGTAAGTGAAGGATTTTCTAAAGGATTGGAATTAGTAGGGGTTGGATACAGAGTACAAGCTAATGGAAAAGGATTAACTTTATCGTTGGGATATTCTCATCCAGTTGAAATCGAAGCTGTGGAAGGAATTACTTTCAAAGTGGAAGGAAATACTAAAATTTCAGTAGAAGGAATCGATAAACAACTTGTTGGACAAGTTGCTGCAAATATCAGAGCAAAAAGAGCACCTGAACCTTACAAAGGAAAAGGAGTTAAATACGCTGACGAAGTAATTAGAAGAAAAGAAGGTAAAAAAGGATAG
- the rpsH gene encoding 30S ribosomal protein S8 — protein sequence MYLTDPIADMLTRVRNGQMAKHSKVAVPFSKIKESMASILKNEGYIAGYEIKEEGAIKNIVVSLKYVDGEAVIKGLKRISKPGRRVYTSVENLPKVLGGLGIAIVSTPKGVIIDKECRKHNVGGEVLCYVW from the coding sequence ATGTATTTAACAGATCCTATTGCTGATATGCTTACTAGAGTTAGAAATGGTCAAATGGCTAAACATTCAAAAGTAGCAGTTCCATTTTCTAAAATTAAAGAGAGTATGGCTAGTATATTAAAAAATGAAGGATATATAGCAGGATATGAAATAAAAGAAGAAGGAGCTATAAAAAATATAGTTGTATCTTTAAAATATGTAGATGGGGAAGCTGTAATCAAAGGTTTAAAAAGAATATCTAAACCAGGAAGAAGAGTATACACATCTGTTGAAAATTTACCTAAAGTATTAGGTGGGTTAGGAATTGCCATTGTCTCAACGCCAAAAGGTGTTATTATAGACAAAGAATGCAGAAAGCATAATGTTGGTGGAGAAGTACTTTGCTACGTGTGGTAA
- the rpsN gene encoding 30S ribosomal protein S14, whose product MAKKAMVERNLKRERTVDKYAAKRAELKARAKKGDREAVLELSKLPRNASPTRVRNRCQINGRPRGYMREFGISRVMFRQLAGEGVIPGVKKSSW is encoded by the coding sequence ATGGCTAAAAAAGCAATGGTTGAAAGAAACTTAAAAAGAGAAAGAACAGTTGATAAATATGCAGCTAAAAGAGCTGAATTAAAAGCAAGAGCTAAAAAAGGTGATAGAGAAGCAGTTTTAGAGTTATCAAAATTACCTAGAAATGCTTCACCTACAAGAGTTAGAAACAGATGTCAAATTAATGGTAGACCAAGAGGATATATGAGAGAATTTGGAATATCAAGAGTTATGTTTAGACAATTAGCAGGAGAAGGAGTTATTCCTGGAGTTAAAAAATCAAGTTGGTAA
- the rplE gene encoding 50S ribosomal protein L5: MPRLQKLYKEEIISSLMKELNLKNIMQVPKIDKIIVNMGIGEAVNNPKLIDTALNELKLITGQQPVARTAKKSEAGFKLREGQKIGVKVTLRKEKMYEFLDRLISVTLPRVRDFEGVSPKGFDGRGNYTLGLREQIVFPEIEIDKVDKIFGLGITIVSTAENDEQGRALLKAFGMPFAK; encoded by the coding sequence ATGCCAAGATTACAAAAATTATATAAAGAAGAAATTATCTCTTCTTTGATGAAAGAATTAAATTTAAAAAACATCATGCAAGTGCCAAAAATTGACAAAATTATCGTAAATATGGGGATTGGTGAAGCAGTAAACAACCCTAAATTAATTGATACAGCATTAAATGAATTAAAACTGATTACAGGACAACAGCCTGTTGCAAGAACTGCTAAAAAATCAGAAGCTGGATTTAAATTGAGAGAAGGACAAAAAATCGGTGTAAAAGTAACATTGAGAAAAGAAAAAATGTACGAATTTTTAGATAGATTAATTAGTGTTACTTTACCAAGAGTTAGAGATTTCGAAGGTGTTTCACCTAAAGGATTTGATGGAAGAGGAAATTATACATTGGGATTAAGAGAACAAATCGTATTCCCTGAAATCGAAATTGATAAAGTAGATAAAATCTTTGGATTAGGAATCACAATTGTATCTACAGCAGAAAATGATGAGCAAGGAAGAGCTTTGTTAAAAGCATTCGGAATGCCGTTTGCAAAATAG
- the rplX gene encoding 50S ribosomal protein L24: MAKPRVKSVPKKLHVKTGDTVIVISGRSKDLPRNEKSAQTGDKGKIGKILKVFPKTGKIIVEGVNIQKRHVKPNATNPQGEVVEREMPIFASKVMIWDESAKKPTRTRKEFRDGKKVRISVVSGNEI; this comes from the coding sequence GTGGCAAAACCAAGAGTAAAATCAGTACCTAAAAAATTACATGTTAAAACTGGAGATACAGTTATTGTAATTAGCGGAAGATCAAAAGATTTACCTAGAAATGAAAAAAGCGCTCAAACTGGAGATAAAGGAAAAATAGGAAAAATATTAAAAGTATTCCCTAAAACTGGAAAAATTATTGTTGAAGGTGTAAATATTCAAAAAAGACATGTTAAACCTAATGCAACGAACCCACAAGGTGAAGTTGTCGAAAGAGAAATGCCAATATTCGCTTCTAAAGTTATGATTTGGGATGAAAGTGCTAAAAAACCAACTAGAACTAGAAAAGAATTTAGAGATGGAAAAAAAGTGAGAATATCAGTAGTATCTGGTAATGAAATATAA